The genomic DNA ACCGCCTTTACCAACTCTTTTTTGAGTTGCCCAGCAATTCTTTTTAGCTTGGTAAAGTATTCCTTGCACCGAATTAGGCAAAGTTGCTAAACTTAAACCAACTAATTCTTTTGCTGAGTAGTGTGTTTTTAAGTTGTTTACGCTCATAAATAACCTCAAAACTATCTGTCAGCATATTTTTTAAGGTTGCGTTGCTCATAGCGAGATGCCCAAATCACTTCGGCAGGTACGCCAATCGCTTCAGCAATAATGCGTTCACCTTTCAACCATGGACGGTCTAACGCATTTTTTAACGTGCTTCCGTTGCTGTAACCGTGTTTCAACGATAACTGGCGCAACGACCAACCTTTTTTTGCTAATGCAGCTTTGATGTCTTCTCTATGCCAATCAATAGCTGTTTTTTTAGTTTCCATTTATGTCCTCATTAGATAACTTCACTCGTTAATCTAATGAGGATAATAAACCATAAAAACAACTCAATCAACTTTAAAAAAGTCATTTTAAAGTTAATTGATTAAAAATTAAGCGTTGTTTTAAGGGTTGTTTATTGTATCTCTTTGAAATCAATAACTTTTAATTCAACTTTAAAAACATTAAAGAAAATACAAGGATTTTTTAAAGTTATGCGTGTTAAGTTTAAAAACAACTCATCAATAGGAAGTCGAATTAGAGAGTTAAGAGAGCAGAAAAAAATCTCCAGAAATGCCATGGCAGAGAATTTGGGGCTTTCGTTATCTGCCTTGCAGAATTGGGAAACAAGTCAAACTGAGCCTATAGCTTCAATGATTATTACCCTTGCGGAAGAATTAGGGGTTGAGCCTAGTTATTTACTAACTGGCGAGAAGAACGGGGATGTTGATAGTCCTCCGATTAAACGCGCACAAAAGCACGAAATAAGCG from Aggregatibacter aphrophilus ATCC 33389 includes the following:
- a CDS encoding helix-turn-helix domain-containing protein, encoding METKKTAIDWHREDIKAALAKKGWSLRQLSLKHGYSNGSTLKNALDRPWLKGERIIAEAIGVPAEVIWASRYEQRNLKKYADR